The Gemmatimonadota bacterium region CCCGTTTCCAAATGGCGCTGCAACACGCACGCGGGGCAGCGCCAGGCTCGGGCGACTACAAAAAAGCGGTTGAACACCTCGAACACATTTTGTCTGTCGATGACCAGGGCGAAGAAATGGACCGCGTCTGTTTTTTGTTGGGCAGCCTGCTCGATGACTTTCCGGAAAACGTATCTCGAGCCATCGCCGTTTACCGCCGGGGTTTGGAAGCCGATCCCCTCTTTGCGCCCGGGCATAACAACCTGGGCGTTTTGCTCATGCAAAATGGGCAAATCCTGTCGGCTCTTGGCGAATTTAAAATCGCCATACACCTCGAACCCGATTACATGCTGCCCTATCGCAACCTCGCCCGATTGCTCTTTCAACACATGAGCCCGGCACAAATGGAACGCGAATACGCAAGCATCACCGAAGAATTTGGCGTCAGGGCATCGACGAGCATTCTCGCCCGCCTATCTCTCGAACTCATAGACCTTGGGCGAGCACAGGTCTATGAAAGCCTCTACACGCACGGCCATCGCATCAAAAACCTGATGGGTCTCTCCGGCAGCCGAATGCGCCGCGCCATACGCAATTTACCGCCACATTCCGATGGCCTGGATGATCTGAAAGACATCGCACACGAACAAGAACACATCTACAACCAATGGGTCGCCTACTTGCGGTCTATGAAACAAGACACGATGAACCCCGCGCTGGTCGATGTGTCCCAACTCATTGAAAAAATGACCCACAAACTCTCTGCACGAGCGGGGAACAAAGAACTCATCTTTGCCGCCGAACCTCATGTGCCCCAGGTAAAAGCGGACGCAGGCATGTTATCTGAAGCCGTGACAAACCTGACCCTCAACGCCATCGAAGCCGTTGAAGATAATGGCGTGGTAAGAGTACAGGTCGGCGCCGATACAGAACGCAGTTCGGTTTATATTGAAGTGGAAGACAATGGCCCCGGCATTCCGGAAAATTTGCAAACCCGCATATTTGATCCCGGATTTTCAACGCGAGAACGAGGCAATGGCTATGGGCTGAGTATATGCTCTCGCATTGCAGCGGCACACCGCGGCACGTTGCGCGTAATCAGCCGCCCCGGTGCAGGCGCGGTTTTTCGCATTGACCTGCCCGTCGATTTTGAAGTCTCAACACAACAAGACAGCATTGGCCTGCAACACAGCGTACCCGACACCTCGCGCGATCCAATAGCTGAAGAATTTATTCAATAAGACCCTCTCCCATGACTGAAATTATCGTTGCTGACGACCAGATAGAAGTCCTCGACATGCTGATTCGAAGCCTGCGGGAAGACACGCGCAAGATCCATGCCTTCTCTACCGGACGCGAAGCGCTAACATATCTCCAACAGCATCCCAATCAGATTGGCCTGGCCATTCTCGACCTCGATTACGGGCCCGATGAACCCGATGGCCTCGAAATTTTACCACAAATGCTCAAATCGGTTCCCGACCTGCCCGTCATCATGCTCACCGGACAGGGCACAATAGATACAGCCGTGGCTGCATTGCGACTGGGCGCAACAGACTTTATTGAAAAAGACTTTTATATCGAAGACAAAATCGAACTCAGCCTTGAAAAACTCGACCGCGTTTATCAAGCACTCAGGGAAAATGCCCAACTGCGGGCAGAAGTTCAGGACCTGGGGCGCGAAAATCAATTCTACCGGGACGAATTTGGCAAACGCTATCAAATCATCGGCTCCAGCCCCAAACTCCAGCAAATCCTCCAGCGAGCGCAAACCGTAGCTCCCATCCCCAGGCCCGCGCTCATCACAGGCGAACCCGGAACGGGCAAAGAACTCGTCGCCGCTGCCATCCACTATAACAGCGACCGCAAAGACCGTCCCTTTGTCAAAGTCAATTGCGCCGCCATTGCCGACCAATTGCTCGAAAGCGAACTCTTTGGACACGAAAAAGGGGCTTATACGGGCGCAACAGAAGCCCGTCCAGGCAAATTTGAAGCCGCGAGTGGCGGCACCCTATTCCTCGATGAAATTGGCAACACCACCCCCGAATTTCAGCAAAATGTGCTGCGCGCCATTGAATATAGCGAAATCCAGCGCGTGGGCAGTGCGACACCCATCTTTATCGACGTGCGCGTTATTGCCGCCACGAATACCGATCTCGAAACGGAAATTGCCGAAGGCCGATTCCGCCAGGACCTCTACGACAGATTGCGCTTTGAAGTCTTGCACATGCCCCCGTTGCGCGAACGCCGAGAAGACATTCCCGCATTAGCCGATTATTTTGTCGCGCAAATTGTCGAAGAAGTACCCGGCCTTCAAAAACGCGATTTTTCCGATGCGGCAATAGAACGCCTGATGACATATCGCTGGCCGGGCAATGTGCGCGAACTCAAATTTGCGGCCGAACGCGCGGCCTGTGTCGCCCGAGGGACAGAGATTGAACCCGGAGATCTGCCCCCCGAAGTTTCTCAACAAGCGCCCCAATCACCCGAATTGAGCGACGGTTTTGAATCACAAGTGCAATCCTTTGAACTGAGTCTATTGCGGCGCATCCTCGATAAAGTCTCCTGGAACCAGCGCGAAGCCGCCAAACAACTCAAACTCAGCTACGACCAATTTCGCCACCTGTACCGCAAATACAAACTCAACAAAGAAAAACCCTGATTGTTATGGCTCTCGACATCCCCGTTCGGGCAAATCTCCAATACTTTCGCTGTCTCAACGACAGCATATCCACCTGGGCGAGTCACCTGCCCTTTTTGTTTCTCGCTTCATTTTTGGCAATACTCCTGAGTGCGATATCGGGCACTTTGCTCCTGGGCAGCTTATATGCGGGCTTTGCCATCATGATCTTGCGCGCGCAACAAGGGGAACAACCCCGTATGCGAGATCTATTTGGGCAAATCATTCGCTTCGTCCGTTTTTTTTCGATGAACATTTTTATCTTCCTGTTCTTTATTCTCGGCTTCGTCCTCATTGTAGCGCTGGTTTTTGTGAACAGTGATTTCTTTGCATTCCTGCTCAATGCATTCAAACAGGTCGTCGCCCGGGAAACGACCTGGGATATCCCCGCTGCACCAGAAAACATTGGAAGATTCTTAGAAGACAAAAATATTATTTATTATGCCGTCATTCCGGCAGCTTGCCTCTTATTTTTACCCGGCCTCATTTTTGTTGTCAAATGCTTCTACATCTATCTTCTGGCAGCAGACAGGGGAGTACACATTGATGAAGCCTATGTCGAAAGCCGCAAAGCCGTTGAACGCTACGGTTTTTTTCGCCACTGTGCGCTTATACTCACCGCGCTCGGAATTCTTGCAGGCTCAATCGCACTCACCAGGGACATCATCGATAATGCCTTCGTCCAGTTCTGTATCTTCGCCCTCTTTCAACCCCTCGCGCTTGGAATTTTCGCATCGGCTTACAACCAGACCCTTTGCGAAGAAGCGCGACAGTGGGAGAGCTACAAACAACAATTTTCCGAAATGCGCGATGAATTGCAAACAGCGCACGACATGCAAATGGGTCTATTGCCGCAATCCAGTCCCGACCTGCCTGGTTTTGCAATCGACGGAACCTGTATTCCCGCCAACAGCGTCGGCGGGGATTACTATACGTACCGCTGGTTGGATGAAGACAAAACAAAACTCGGCATCGTCGTTGCCGATGTTTCTGGCAAAGCCATGGAAGCAGCCGTGACCGCTGTGCGTTTCAATGAAATGCTCCGCTATGAATGCCAGAATCGCGTTGCGCCAGCTGATATTCTCGACGGTCTTAATGACTCACTGGAAGGTCAAATTGAACACACGACATTTATCACCTGTTGTATTGTTGTGCTCGACGTACCCACAGGCGAAGTCACGCTTGCAAGCGCAGGACACTGTCCTCCTATCCACCTATCCAATCAATCTCAATTTATCGACATCACGGGATATCCCCTGGGGATCCCGGCACTCGTACGCCCCCAAACGCCATATCGCGTTGAGCATTTAACACTCGCGCCCGGTGATCGTCTCGTACTCTACTCCGATGGTGTTGTCGAAGCCCAAAATGCCAAACGCAACTTCTTTGACGACGACCGATTTATACGTTGTCTCGAACGCGCATCCATAGATCAGACACCCACAGACCTGATTGCCGACCTCGTAGCCAATGTCAAATCCTTTATTGGCAAAGCGCGGCGCACCGACGACATAACCCTCGTTATACTCCAGCGCGATTTATCCCTTAACTCCTGACCCATCTCATGACGACCAACGCCCGCTTCATACTCATACACTATCACGAAATTGGCCTCAAAGGCAAAAATCGGGGCAAATTTGAACGGCATCTGATGACCAACATCACCCGCGCACTCAAAGACGTACCCTGTGGAAAGCTCGAGCGTCTATCGGGTCGCATGATGCTCGCACTCACCTCAGAATCGCCGATAGATGTCATCCGCGAACGACTCGCAACAGTCTTTGGCATCGCCAACTTTTCCGAAGCTGTGATCGCCAAACGCAATATCGAAGCCATTCGAGAAACAGCCTGGACACTCGCACAAAAAACCGACTTTCAATCCTTCAAAATCGTCACCAGACGCGGCGACAAAACCTTTCCGCTCAATTCGGACCAAATCAACCGGGACGTGGGCAAACATATTCAAACCCTGTCCGGTGCCCGCGTCCTGATGGACAATCCAGACCTCATTTGTTTTATTGAAATTGCCCCACAACGCATATTCATCTACGCCGAAAAAATCTCGGCACCAGGGGGGTTGCCCGTCGGTTCCAATGAACGCGCTGTAAGCCTCATTTCCTCGGGCATTGACTCACCCGTGGCTTCTTACAAAATTATGAAACGCGGTGTCAAACTGACTTATGTGCATTTTCACAGCCAGCCCTATACCAATCGCAACTCCCAGCGCAACACCGAAGACCTCGTGCGACTCCTCACCCGGCATCAATACGTGTCGGACCTGTACCTGGTGCCATTTGTCGAAATTCAACGCCACATCATGATGCGAGCACCTGCGAGCTATCGCGTCATTCTCTACCGCCGCGCCATGCTGCGCATAGCAGAAGCCGTTGCCCAAAAAGTCAATGCCCTCGCACTTGTCACTGGCGAAAACGTCGGGCAGGTCGCCTCGCAAACCCTGTCGAACATGCGCGTCATCGAAGAAGTGACCCCGCTACCCATCTTGCGTCCATTAGCCGGTGACAACAAAGAAGAAATCATCAATGAAGCACGGCGCATTGGCACATATCATATCTCCATCGAACCCTATGAAGATTGTTGTTCTGTCTTTGTACCCAAACACCCCGAAACGCGCGCCAATTTGGAAAAAGTCCGCGAAATCGAATCCGCGCTCAACCTCGCCCCCCTCATCGAACAAACCCTTGAACAAACCGAACGCAAAACGTTTAAGTTTTAGCATACTCATTTTACAACCCCCACTTTCTTATGCCAGACCTCCAGCCCCTGGTACGCTTCAAAAATCGCCTCAATCAAATACCGAATCGCCGCACTAAAATAGCGTCCTCGCCGCCACGCCACGCCGATCTCTCGGCTAAATGCCACCCCCTCCACATCCACCACCTTTAACGCCCCGGCACTCAGGGACTCCTGCACAGTTAGCAAAGGCAAAAAAGAAATCCCAACACCGACCTCTACCAGCTTTCGCATCGCCTCCGGACTTCGCATCTCCATCACCCCGCCGGGGGACACGCCTGCTTCTGCAAAACGCTCATCCACAATTTTGCGCGATATGGAATCCGTGTGAAACAGGATCAAAGGCTCTTGCACCACCTCTTGCAAAGTCGCTTTTTTTCGTGCAGCAAAAGGATGAGATGCCCCCACCACCAGCGGCATAGAATCCCGATAAATCGACACCGTCTCCACCCGCGGATGATCATAAGGCAGTGAAATAACCGCAAACTCAGAGCGATTCATCAGCAGGTCATCTACCAGATAGCGCGAGGGCGCCACCTGTGCAGACAGAGAAACATCGGGATAAGCACGCCTGTAATCCTTCAAAATATCCGGCAATAAATACGTCACAGCCGCATCAATTGCGCCAAACTGAAACCCCTCTCCCGGCAACACATCGCGCCGCTGCAAGTGGTCTTCTACCTCTTCGACCAGATCCTGAATCTGCATCGCATAATTCACCAGCGTGCGCCCTTCCATTGTCAGCGCCACGCGCTTGCCACCCCGGTTAAAAAGCCTCACCCCCATTGTCTTTTCCAATTCCGCAATACCACTGCTCACCGTTGGCTGGGTCACATGCATCTCCCGTGCTGCCTGGCTAAAACTCCCGGTCTGTGCAACAGATAAAAAATAACGCAAATGATAAAGATTCATATCTCGCTCCAATTGTAGAATGCAATCTATAGATTTTATCTATAAGTAATATAGCAATTATTGATTTGTCTAATAAGAAAAAATCACTGACATTTGTCCGACAATATTTTATGAACTCTTTTCACGCAAGGAGAAGACTCATGTCCTCCAAAGTCCGAGTCGCCATCATCGGTGCAGGCAACTGTGCATCCTCCCTCGTACAGGGCATCGAATACTACAAAAACGCTTCTGAAGATGATTTCATCCCCGGATTGATGCACCCCAACCTGGGTGGCTATCACATCCGCGACATTGAATTTTCCGCAGCCTTTGACGTCAATGCGGAAAAAGTGGGCAAAGACTTGAGCGAAGCCATCTTTGCACATCCCAACAACACCATAAAATTTGCCGATGTCCCCCACCTCGACGTTCCCGTTTACCGCGGCATGACCCACGATGGACTGGGCAAATACCTCGATCAAGTCATCACAAAAGCCGAAGGCGACACCGTTGACATTGCCGAAACCCTCAAAGCCACGCGCACAGACGTCGTCGTCAATTACCTGCCCGTGGGCAGCGAACAGGCCACCAAGTGGTATGTGGAACAAGTCCTCCAGGCCGGATGTGCCTTCGTCAACTGCATGCCCGTCTTTATCGCCAGTGCCGGACACTGGCCCGAGCGCTTTGAAAAACGCGGCCTGCCCCTCATCGGCGACGACATCAAATCACAGGTCGGTGCCACCATCACCCACCGCGTGCTCACCCGCCTGTTCCGCGAACGCGGCGTCAAACTCACCAAAACGTATCAGCTCAATTTTGGCGGCAACACCGACTTTTACAACATGCTCGAGCGCGAACGCCTGGAATCCAAAAAAATCTCCAAAACACAGGCCGTCACCTCTCAACTCGACTACGACCTGGGCGAAGACAATATCCACGTTGGTCCCAGCGATCACATCCCCTGGTTGGAAGACCGCAAATGGTGTCATATCCGCATGGAAGGCGAAACCTTTGGCGGCGTGCCACTCAACCTGGAACTCAAACTCGAAGTCTGGGACTCACCGAACTCAGCAGGCGTGGTCATCGACGCAGTCAGACTCTGCAAACTCGCCCTCAACCACGGACTCAAAGGTCCCTTGATGGGACCATCGTCTTACCTCATGAAATCGCCCCCCAAACAATTTAGCGACGATCAAGCTCGCGAAATGACGAGTGACTTTATTCGCCAGTACGGCTTAAAAGAATAACGCCAACACAGCGTTTATCTTATATTTAAGCGACCCTGGGCTTTGTGCCCCTGGTCGCTTTTTTATTCTAAAACATTGCAATAAAAACCGTTTGATTTCTATTTCTAAGGGACTAATTTACCCGGTACCTTTCCCGTAATCTCAGAGGGCCAAGAGGAAATCACCCCTGAACCATTCAGAACACGAGAAAAATAATGTACGCAAACCCACACCAAATAAGGCGTTTTGAAAATAAGATCGCCCTCATCACAGGCGGTGCTTCTGGCATTGGTCGGGCAACGGCAAATCGCCTATCGGACGAAGGCGCGCACGCAATCATCGCAGACCTGAATGCAGAGATGGGCAATCGCGCCGTATCTCAGATCAAAGAAGCCGGTGGCAAAGCCACATTTTTACAAGTCGATTTGTCAGACGATACATCCGTCAGAAAAGCGGGTCGGATCGTCTCGGAAACATTCTCCACACTTCACATACTCGTGAACAACGCCGCCATATTGAGACAAGGCAATATTGAAGACGGCGAATGGCGGCAAAACTGGGAACCTGAAACGAGAATTGTAAGAGGTTGGGTGCTGCTAACCGAAGTCCTCTTGCCCCTGTTAAAAAAACAGGGCGGCGCAATCGTCAACACCTCCTCGGAAGGGGGATTCCTCGGGCGCAAGAACCTGCTGGTCTATGATGCGATCAAAGCAAGCCTGGTTTCGATGACCAAAACAATGGCCTATGAGTTCGTTGACTACGGCATTCGCGTCAATGCCATAGCACCGGGCTGGATCGTCACAGAAATGCACTTTGGCAATGCTCCAGATCCGCAGGCGCGCAGAAAAGAACTGGAAGAAACACCGATCTCATCCTGCATCATGGGGCGGCGCGCACAACCCGAGGAAGTCGCCTCTGTCATCGCCTTCCTACTCAGCGAAGACGCCTCCTATATCACAGCCCAAACCATCCACGTTGACGGTGGACGCATGGGCATAAACTTGCCGAAAAAAAAATAAAAAATCGCAACTGCCGACGCCATCGTGCGATCTGCTCAGGAGCATAAAACCATCCTCGTCGATATATAACAAAGGAGACCGTCATGGACAAAGTTCTCATCATCGTAGGAGACGCCACAGAAACCGTCGATACCCTATACCCATTTCTCAGAATACAGGAAGACGGATTTACCCCCGTTGTCGCGGGACCAGACAAGCGGCGCTATCAAATGGTACTCCACGAAATTTCCCCCGGCTGGGACATCACCGAAGAATGGAAAGGGTATTCGATCAACGCCGACATCGCCTTTCGAGACGTTGACCCCTCCGAATACGTCGGCATCTTCTTCTCTGGTGGTCGCGCCCCCGAATACATTCGCGACGACCCCGATCTCATTCGTATCACGCGCTATTTCTTTGAACACAACAAACCCGTTGCCAGCGTCTGTCACGGCGTTGAAATCCCGTGTCGCGCAGGCGTAGTCAAAGGGCGACGCATGGCCTGCGTTTGGAAATGCCAATTTGACCTCGAAGTCTGCGGCGGCATCTTCGTCGATGAACCGTGCGTCATCGATGGCAATTTGGTCAGCGGTCGCGTGTGGAACGACCACGGACAGTACATGAAACACTGGATGAACCTGCTCATCGAAGAGCGCGAAAAAATGAAAACCCGCGAAACAGTCGCCGCCGATTAAAGGACCCCAACATGATCATCTCAGACCTGCGCGAGATTGAAGGCCGACAATTTCCCGCACGCAGAAGAACACAGCCATTAGCAGGTGCTGGCACCCCCATCCCCACAGAGGAATTCTCCATTGGATACGTCACCTTTGAACCCAACGGAGGGCAGGTACCCTGGCACAATCAGGCACAGGAAGAAATCTACTTCGTCATCGAAGGCGAAGGCGAAATGTGTCTTGGAACCGAAAGACAAACCCTGAAAGCCGGTCAGGCCGTGTACATTCCCCCGGGAGAATACCATCAACTCACCAACACGGGTGACGTACCCCTGAAAATGATCTACTGCTGTGCAGCAGGTTTTGTGGCACATCCGCAGCAGGAAATGACCGGCACCCTGCCAAAGGCAGGCATTGACGTCCCCCCCCTGCCCGATGGCGCACAACCGCAGCGCACAGCCCCCCCATAAACGCGAACAAGGACGGACCAAATGCCAACTCTACAAACATCATCCCCACACCTGGGCCACTTGCAACCCCGTGGCACGCGCCGTCTCATCTACGTCAGCGACCCCTCAAACACCACCAGCCACCTCAGCGTCCCGGCGGCCAAACCCGAAGAACTGCGCCAGATCGTTCGCAATTACGCCTCCGCGGGCAGTATCGACACCCTCGTACAGGAAATCTTCGCCGAAGCAATGACCATGTTCTGGCGAACCGACAAATGCCCTTACGACATCCGGCATCAGCACCAGCGCCTGGTACCCATCATGGACACAGGTATCATGCCCGTCGAAGTCTATATCGACGAATGCCATAAACAGGGTATGGAATTTATCGCTGGCTTTCGAATGAACGACCGCCACGGCCACCACACGGAATTCTTCAAAAAACTCTGCGACGAAAAACCCGAATGGGTACTCAGAGAATACAAACCCTCCACCAGACGCGCACCGCCCGAAAACCGCAAATACGGGTGCTCCTTAAACTACGCCATACCCGAAGTACGCGCCTTTCTCCTCGCCATCATGGAAGAAGTCGCCAACCGCTTCGACATCGACGGCATGGAATTTAACTTCACCCGTCTCGCAGAATGTTTTCCCAGAGCTGAACTATCACACAGCCACAGCACCATGACCGGCTTTATCCGACAAGTCCGCAACATGCTGGACAACGCCCACTCCCCAACAGGCAGAGACCGAAACCTCATCCTCGGCGTACGCGTACCCCAGCAAATGGCGGGCTGTAAAAAGCTGAGCTTAGACGTACCCACCTGGATCAAAGAGGGCCTGATCGACTATGTCGCACCTGGAGATTTCGGATTCACCGACTTCAACGAAAAATACGAAGACTTTGTATCAATAGCCCGGCAACACGACTGCTATGTCTATCCCCAGGTACAACCCAGACTCAGTATCGATACAGAAATTCTCATGGACATGCCCCAATACCGCGCAGCATTGCAAAACTTCTATGCCGCAGGCGCCGACGGCTTCTCGACCCAAAATTACTTCTTTCACTGGGGACCTCAGTTTGAACCCCCGGGAACTAATGGCGCAAAAATCCCCACAATGTATCCAGCGGCAATGAACGACCTCGTAGAATTAAAAGACCCGCAAAACATCGGCCCGGACCGACACTACACATTCCGTTCACTCTGGGCAAATAGCAAAAGTTTGGGCGAGGTCTATATCAAAGAAGAACTCGTCCTCTCCCGCCCAAAAATGGGACAACGAGACACCTTCAGATTTCGCCTGTGTGAACATCTCCCCTCAGAACCCATCCCTTCAGAAAACACCCTGACTTTCTTTGCACAGGGCTTGTCAAAAGAGGACGCCCTCACAGTTGACATCAACGGCACCAAAATCCCATCTCAAGATCTGAAATGGACTTGGCCCGATAACGACCAATTCCCATCGTGTACAATCGCGCTATCAAACCCGCCATTTATTTATGGCGACAACCACCTGGGCCTGACCATCTCAAAATCTGCTGAGAACATCGAAGAGCATATCGTCATAGATCACATAGAATGCGGGATACAATCCCATTCCCAGACGGGCAAACAATAGCCTGTGACCAATACAAAACGCAAAACACCCCGGTAGAAGTGTTTCTTTTTCTCCGCAAGAGATGTATCTTGACTTCAAGAAATTTTAATAATATCCTGAAGAAAGACCCATAGATCATGTAGTCATCTGCGCCACAACAGAAAGGACAAGACATGGATACACAACCAGGCAGACAAGATCGGACTACATATCCGATACAAGACGATGTGCGATTGGAAGTCTATTGGCGAAATGACCGCGCCGGTTACGGTCCCGCAGCATCTGTATATGCTTATAACCAGGAAGTTTTGCGTCTGGATTGTTTTGGCGAGGCAAAAAAACACGGCGGGAAAGGCCATTGCCACATCAACCTGAAACAGACCCGGGCAAGGCAATGGATGTACCCTCCCGGAACGGTTCGAGACCATATTGAGCACGCGATGCACGACCTGACACACAATCTGCGTTTTTGTCTCTCGACAAATGTGGATGAAAGGATACAGCAAATCGAGATCGACCAGAAAACACTACAACCGATTGCCCAGGAGGTTGAAGCAAAAATGCTGGCATTTGCAGACAAACTCGACTTATAGGCGTTCCTTGCGGCTCTGAGAGGGGCTGCAAGGAATATTTGATCGAATTCTCGAAACGCTATTGCAGAAACATCTCGAATAACCGGAGCGTACGATGGGCACCCTGCACGGACATATTATCGACAGCGCGACAGGCGAACCAATCAACGCCAAAGTACACGTCCTGACCGCCAACGGTCGTTTTTGCCACCCGCGCGACGCCATGCTCAAACGCGGACCCGGCACACCCTTCTTCTTCTGCGATGGCGAATTTGAAGTTCAAGCCTCGCGCGGGCGCACCGACATATTGGTCGAACGCGGCACGGAATACGAACCCATCCGCACCGTGGTCGAAATGCCAGAAAACGGCGTCAAAGACGTCGAAATCACCCTCAACCGCTGGTATATCCCGCAGGAAAACAACTGGTATCCGGGCAACACACACATCCACTACGACGAAAAAGAAACCCGCCCCGACGACCGACTCGCCATTGACTGCAGCGTGGAAGGCTACAACGTCACCGTCGTAAGCGTCCTCGACAGAAGACAACTTCCCTACGCCAGCAACAAATATCCCATCGGCGTGATGAACGAATTTACCACCGCACATCACGTACTCGACATCGGCGA contains the following coding sequences:
- a CDS encoding HAMP domain-containing sensor histidine kinase, translating into MSNTLNTHLDIESRFQMALQHARGAAPGSGDYKKAVEHLEHILSVDDQGEEMDRVCFLLGSLLDDFPENVSRAIAVYRRGLEADPLFAPGHNNLGVLLMQNGQILSALGEFKIAIHLEPDYMLPYRNLARLLFQHMSPAQMEREYASITEEFGVRASTSILARLSLELIDLGRAQVYESLYTHGHRIKNLMGLSGSRMRRAIRNLPPHSDGLDDLKDIAHEQEHIYNQWVAYLRSMKQDTMNPALVDVSQLIEKMTHKLSARAGNKELIFAAEPHVPQVKADAGMLSEAVTNLTLNAIEAVEDNGVVRVQVGADTERSSVYIEVEDNGPGIPENLQTRIFDPGFSTRERGNGYGLSICSRIAAAHRGTLRVISRPGAGAVFRIDLPVDFEVSTQQDSIGLQHSVPDTSRDPIAEEFIQ
- a CDS encoding sigma-54 dependent transcriptional regulator, translated to MTEIIVADDQIEVLDMLIRSLREDTRKIHAFSTGREALTYLQQHPNQIGLAILDLDYGPDEPDGLEILPQMLKSVPDLPVIMLTGQGTIDTAVAALRLGATDFIEKDFYIEDKIELSLEKLDRVYQALRENAQLRAEVQDLGRENQFYRDEFGKRYQIIGSSPKLQQILQRAQTVAPIPRPALITGEPGTGKELVAAAIHYNSDRKDRPFVKVNCAAIADQLLESELFGHEKGAYTGATEARPGKFEAASGGTLFLDEIGNTTPEFQQNVLRAIEYSEIQRVGSATPIFIDVRVIAATNTDLETEIAEGRFRQDLYDRLRFEVLHMPPLRERREDIPALADYFVAQIVEEVPGLQKRDFSDAAIERLMTYRWPGNVRELKFAAERAACVARGTEIEPGDLPPEVSQQAPQSPELSDGFESQVQSFELSLLRRILDKVSWNQREAAKQLKLSYDQFRHLYRKYKLNKEKP
- a CDS encoding PP2C family protein-serine/threonine phosphatase, which codes for MALDIPVRANLQYFRCLNDSISTWASHLPFLFLASFLAILLSAISGTLLLGSLYAGFAIMILRAQQGEQPRMRDLFGQIIRFVRFFSMNIFIFLFFILGFVLIVALVFVNSDFFAFLLNAFKQVVARETTWDIPAAPENIGRFLEDKNIIYYAVIPAACLLFLPGLIFVVKCFYIYLLAADRGVHIDEAYVESRKAVERYGFFRHCALILTALGILAGSIALTRDIIDNAFVQFCIFALFQPLALGIFASAYNQTLCEEARQWESYKQQFSEMRDELQTAHDMQMGLLPQSSPDLPGFAIDGTCIPANSVGGDYYTYRWLDEDKTKLGIVVADVSGKAMEAAVTAVRFNEMLRYECQNRVAPADILDGLNDSLEGQIEHTTFITCCIVVLDVPTGEVTLASAGHCPPIHLSNQSQFIDITGYPLGIPALVRPQTPYRVEHLTLAPGDRLVLYSDGVVEAQNAKRNFFDDDRFIRCLERASIDQTPTDLIADLVANVKSFIGKARRTDDITLVILQRDLSLNS
- the thiI gene encoding tRNA 4-thiouridine(8) synthase ThiI, producing the protein MTTNARFILIHYHEIGLKGKNRGKFERHLMTNITRALKDVPCGKLERLSGRMMLALTSESPIDVIRERLATVFGIANFSEAVIAKRNIEAIRETAWTLAQKTDFQSFKIVTRRGDKTFPLNSDQINRDVGKHIQTLSGARVLMDNPDLICFIEIAPQRIFIYAEKISAPGGLPVGSNERAVSLISSGIDSPVASYKIMKRGVKLTYVHFHSQPYTNRNSQRNTEDLVRLLTRHQYVSDLYLVPFVEIQRHIMMRAPASYRVILYRRAMLRIAEAVAQKVNALALVTGENVGQVASQTLSNMRVIEEVTPLPILRPLAGDNKEEIINEARRIGTYHISIEPYEDCCSVFVPKHPETRANLEKVREIESALNLAPLIEQTLEQTERKTFKF
- a CDS encoding LysR family transcriptional regulator, with the protein product MNLYHLRYFLSVAQTGSFSQAAREMHVTQPTVSSGIAELEKTMGVRLFNRGGKRVALTMEGRTLVNYAMQIQDLVEEVEDHLQRRDVLPGEGFQFGAIDAAVTYLLPDILKDYRRAYPDVSLSAQVAPSRYLVDDLLMNRSEFAVISLPYDHPRVETVSIYRDSMPLVVGASHPFAARKKATLQEVVQEPLILFHTDSISRKIVDERFAEAGVSPGGVMEMRSPEAMRKLVEVGVGISFLPLLTVQESLSAGALKVVDVEGVAFSREIGVAWRRGRYFSAAIRYLIEAIFEAYQGLEVWHKKVGVVK
- a CDS encoding inositol-3-phosphate synthase — encoded protein: MSSKVRVAIIGAGNCASSLVQGIEYYKNASEDDFIPGLMHPNLGGYHIRDIEFSAAFDVNAEKVGKDLSEAIFAHPNNTIKFADVPHLDVPVYRGMTHDGLGKYLDQVITKAEGDTVDIAETLKATRTDVVVNYLPVGSEQATKWYVEQVLQAGCAFVNCMPVFIASAGHWPERFEKRGLPLIGDDIKSQVGATITHRVLTRLFRERGVKLTKTYQLNFGGNTDFYNMLERERLESKKISKTQAVTSQLDYDLGEDNIHVGPSDHIPWLEDRKWCHIRMEGETFGGVPLNLELKLEVWDSPNSAGVVIDAVRLCKLALNHGLKGPLMGPSSYLMKSPPKQFSDDQAREMTSDFIRQYGLKE
- a CDS encoding SDR family NAD(P)-dependent oxidoreductase, which produces MYANPHQIRRFENKIALITGGASGIGRATANRLSDEGAHAIIADLNAEMGNRAVSQIKEAGGKATFLQVDLSDDTSVRKAGRIVSETFSTLHILVNNAAILRQGNIEDGEWRQNWEPETRIVRGWVLLTEVLLPLLKKQGGAIVNTSSEGGFLGRKNLLVYDAIKASLVSMTKTMAYEFVDYGIRVNAIAPGWIVTEMHFGNAPDPQARRKELEETPISSCIMGRRAQPEEVASVIAFLLSEDASYITAQTIHVDGGRMGINLPKKK
- a CDS encoding DJ-1/PfpI family protein, which translates into the protein MDKVLIIVGDATETVDTLYPFLRIQEDGFTPVVAGPDKRRYQMVLHEISPGWDITEEWKGYSINADIAFRDVDPSEYVGIFFSGGRAPEYIRDDPDLIRITRYFFEHNKPVASVCHGVEIPCRAGVVKGRRMACVWKCQFDLEVCGGIFVDEPCVIDGNLVSGRVWNDHGQYMKHWMNLLIEEREKMKTRETVAAD